In a single window of the Podarcis raffonei isolate rPodRaf1 chromosome 14, rPodRaf1.pri, whole genome shotgun sequence genome:
- the LOC128401783 gene encoding myeloid-associated differentiation marker homolog produces the protein MPTLNARSLISPLGIVRIFEIFFSCTAFSLVSVHRNYAGSEGAWSMFTWCFCFSLSVFVVAVEFIGVAQSLPLSWQDFTSAFSMLAALMIFTTSILYPSVFIPDRCTGDCSYEGIATAASCLCFITYAIEVRLTQAKVGEVSTFLATIPGLLKVFETYLACLIFSLVASYQIYAEKPGLQWCLAVYCICFIVTLLIVILTIGRCLATLPIPLEKALVGFNSLAVLLYLTAAVVWPIYAFEGSSRPSTCFRTNPQCIKWNNKLGVTFLTIFNLIAYIVDLVFSTKMVFFTTPA, from the coding sequence ATGCCGACACTCAATGCCAGGTCGCTGATCTCTCCACTGGGGATTGTCCGGATATTTGAGATCTTCTTCTCTTGCACGGCCTTCAGCTTGGTGTCTGTCCACAGGAACTATGCTGGCTCTGAAGGTGCCTGGTCCATGTTTACCTGGTGCTTCTGTTTCAGTCTTTCCGTCTTCGTTGTGGCCGTGGAGTTCATCGGCGTGGCCCAGTCGCTGCCTCTGTCCTGGCAGGACTTCACCTCTGCCTTCTCCATGTTGGCTGCTCTCATGATCTTCACCACCTCCATCCTGTACCCGTCGGTCTTCATCCCGGATCGCTGCACGGGTGACTGCAGCTACGAAGGGATCGCAACTGCCGCGTCTTGCCTCTGCTTCATCACCTACGCCATTGAAGTGAGACTGACCCAGGCCAAAGTCGGAGAAGTCAGCACCTTCCTGGCCACCATCCCCGGCCTCCTGAAAGTCTTTGAGACCTACCTGGCTTGCCTCATCTTCTCCTTGGTGGCCAGCTACCAAATCTATGCAGAGAAGCCTGGCCTGCAGTGGTGCCTGGCTGTCTACTGCATCTGCTTCATCGTCACGTTGCTCATTGTCATCCTCACCATCGGCCGTTGCCTTGCCACCCTGCCCATCCCCTTGGAGAAAGCTCTGGTGGGCTTCAACAGCTTGGCTGTGCTCCTGTACCTCACGGCGGCCGTTGTATGGCCCATATATGCCTTTGAGGGTTCCTCTAGGCCTTCAACATGTTTCAGGACTAACCCGCAGTGTATCAAATGGAACAATAAGCTCGGGGTGACCTTTCTGACCATCTTCAACCTCATTGCCTACATTGTGGACCTCGTCTTCTCCACCAAAATGGTTTTCTTTACCACACCAGCTTAA